Proteins encoded by one window of Anopheles maculipalpis chromosome 2RL, idAnoMacuDA_375_x, whole genome shotgun sequence:
- the LOC126567570 gene encoding mitochondrial translation release factor in rescue → MLSLLRITRFEPTVAQLKPFPSLSLPWRTLSKAIDHSRVPVLREEELEETFVRGSGPGGQAVAKTNNKVVLTHKPTGIVVQCHATRSLFENRREARKMLVGKLDQLYNGDQSVEAQLARIEAKKQTETARRKQKLQAKKKAWKEREFGDEFGKD, encoded by the coding sequence ATGCTCAGCCTGCTACGGATAACCCGCTTCGAACCGACGGTTGCTCAGTTAAAGCCGTTTCCATCGTTATCGTTACCATGGCGAACACTGTCGAAAGCAATCGATCACAGCCGTGTGCCGGTGCTGCGCGAGGAAGAGCTAGAGGAAACGTTTGTCCGTGGCAGTGGCCCCGGTGGACAGGCCGTGGCAAAGACCAACAATAAGGTTGTCCTGACACACAAACCGACCGGCATCGTAGTGCAGTGCCATGCGACACGGTCACTGTTTGAAAATCGCCGAGAGGCACGGAAGATGCTGGTCGGGAAGCTGGACCAGCTGTACAATGGGGACCAATCGGTGGAAGCACAGCTAGCAAgaatagaagcaaaaaagcaaaccgaaaCGGCCAGACGGAAGCAAAAGCTgcaggcaaagaaaaaagcttgGAAGGAGCGTGAATTTGGTGATGAGTTCGGAAAGGATTAA
- the LOC126568115 gene encoding RING-type E3 ubiquitin-protein ligase PPIL2, with the protein MGKKQHQKDKMYLTYTEWSEFYGGHKRDSVENEQIKFKRLPFDHCCLSMVPFEHPYCDKDGNVFELSAIVEFLKKFKVNPVTGAPLDGKSLIKLNFTKNHEGQYHCPTLFKPFTKNSHIVANGKTGNVFSWEAIEQLNVKAKNWKDLLDDTPFLRKDLITIQDPGSLDKFNITGFHHIKKNLRVPTEEELAERKDPQGRLKTISAETKDILTQLEKDYKAPEVQQEERQVADKFNAAHYSTGAVAASFTSTAMVPVSNHEAAIIDDDIVRYERVKKKGYVRLLTNFGALNLELYCEQVPKTCENFLKHCQSGYYNGCLFHRSIRNFMLQGGDPTGVGNGGTSAWGKKFADEIKPNLSHAGRGILSMANSGPNTNGSQFFITYRSCKHLDGKHTIFGKLVGGLEVLTEMERVEVDNRDRPIENIFIQRAQVFVDPFQEVDEQLAKERAEELERIQRELEAKRDKTAGKRGNQPLKVFRSGVGKYLDTSVTKILPGAVASSAATPGTSGGVEAKKRKVATGTDGFGNFSSW; encoded by the exons ATGGGTAAAAAACAGCATCAGAAGGATAAAAT GTACCTCACGTACACCGAGTGGTCGGAATTTTACGGAGGACACAAGCGAGACTCGGTGGAAAATGAACAGATCAAGTTTAAGCGACTCCCGTTTGATCACTGCTGCCTTTCGATGGTTCCCTTCGAGCATCCGTACTGCGATAAAGATGGCAATGTGTTTGAGCTATCGGCGATCGTTgagtttttaaagaaattcaaagttaaccctgTCACGGGTGCTCCGCTGGATGGAAAATCCCTGATCAAGCTAAACTTCACAAAGAATCACGAAGGGCAGTACCATTGCCCGACACTGTTCAAGCCCTTCACCAAAAACTCACACATCGTTGCCAACGGCAAAACGGGCAATGTGTTTTCCTGGGAAGCGATTGAACAGCTAAACGTAAAGGCAAAGAACTGGAAGGACTTGCTGGACGATACACCGTTCCTGCGGAAGGATCTGATCACCATCCAGGATCCGGGCAGCTTGGATAAGTTTAACATAACCGGCTTTCATCATATCAAAAAGAATTTGCGCGTTCCAACGGAGGAAGAGCTTGCCGAACGGAAGGACCCACAGGGACGGCTTAAAACGATTTCCGCCGAAACGAAGGACATTCTCACACAGCTCGAAAAGGATTATAAAGCTCCGGAAGTACAGCAAGAAGAACGTCAGGTAGCGGATAAGTTTAATGCGGCCCACTACTCTACTGGGGCGGTGGCAGCTTCGTTCACGTCTACCGCTATGGTGCCCGTATCGAACCACGAAGCGGCCATCATTGACGATGACATTGTGCGGTACGAGCGGGTCAAGAAGAAGGGTTATGTGCGATTGCTAACGAACTTTGGTGCGCTTAATCTGGAACTGTACTGTGAGCAGGTGCCGAAGACATGCGAAAACTTTCTCAAACACTGTCAAAGTGGATACTACAATGGGTGTTTGTTCCATCGATCCATACGCAACTTTATGCTGCAGGGCGGGGATCCGACGGGAGTCGGAAACGGTGGCACATCGGCATGGGGGAAAAAGTTTGCGGATGAAATTAAACCGAACCTTTCACATGCTGGACGTGGCATACTGTCCATGGCTAATTCGGGACCGAACACCAACGGATCACAATT CTTCATCACGTACCGATCCTGCAAACATCTGGACGGTAAACATACCATCTTCGGTAAGCTGGTCGGTGGACTGGAAGTTCTCACCGAGATGGAACGCGTCGAAGTGGACAACCGTGATCGACCGATCGAAAACATATTCATCCAACGGGCACAAGTGTTTGTCGATCCTTTCCAAGAAGTTGATGAGCAGCTGGCCAAGGAACGGGCGGAAGAGCTGGAACGCATACAACGCGAGCTGGAAGCAAAACGTGACAAAACGGCTGGGAAAAGGGGCAACCAACCGCTAAAAGTATTTCGGTCTGGTGTGGGAAAATATTTGGATACGAGCGTCACAAAGATTCTACCCGGTGCTGTAGCCTCTTCTGCAGCAACACCCGGAACGAGTGGTGGAGTCGAAGCGAAAAAGCGAAAAGTTGCTACAGGAACTGATGGATTCGGAAACTTCAGTTCATGGTGA
- the LOC126568639 gene encoding MIEF1 upstream open reading frame protein translates to MNLPTTTKRVVLSLYRDLLRYGAQLQYTDQEYFLNRIRREFRQSASLTDPKEIEFCYKRGRALLDRARVI, encoded by the exons ATGAACTTACCGACCACCACGAAACGGGTCGTGCTTTCTCTGTATCGTGATTTGCTTCGTTATGGAGCTCAGCTGCAATATACGGATCAGGAGTACTTTCTCAACCGCATTCGGCGCGAGTTTCGTCAATCGGCGTCACTAACCGATCCGAAAGAGATTGAATTTTGTTACAAG CGTGGCCGTGCCTTACTCGATCGTGCGCGCGTCATATAA